The Moorena producens PAL-8-15-08-1 genomic interval TAAATAAAAATAACAATATTATCGTCTCAGCTTTAAACTGCATAATGTTGAGTATACTTAGATAAAGAGCCTGTTCATTTTACTTGGCTAAAGGTATGTTTTCAGGGCAATCAAACATACCTAACGGGAAAGGGTTTTTCTATATATGTTCAATCTTTTTAGGGCAATATCTACAATAAATTAGCTTCGCTAAATGGTGTTTTTTTTAGGATAAAACCTAGGAAATATGAAATTAATAACGAAGTCTCGTTATTAGAGGATGTTTTAACGTTTCCTAGACTAGTTAAAAGCCATTCCATGACCTTGGAATAATAAGGCATTCAGCCATTAAAATCAAGGCTTGGAAGTAAACCAAGGTACTTTTAAAATATCCTCGCAGTCTGTTTGGCGCTGCTATTTAAAAGTAAATTTTAATAGTTTGAACCTTCTCAATCTCATCAGGTGTAATTGGTATAATTCGTCATCCTCTGTCTTTGTGTAAGAGTCAGATAATTAGTATTTTTTTATACTAATTATCTGTAAATTTGCACTTAATCCTTGGTCACAAATTACCAAGGATACCCGGTTTATTATGGCTAGATACATTCAGTTTCAGGAGTTTTATAGAGCATGGTAAAAGCTGATTCAACGGTAGTAGCAATTAAGGAACAGTTATCTTCCGATTTTACTGGAGAAACGATTATTCTCAACTTCAAGTCTGGAGTGTACTTTGGTCTCAATGCTGTAGGTACCAGTATTTGGAATATGATTCAGGAACCAAAGACTGTTAATGAAATTCGGGATGCCATTTTA includes:
- a CDS encoding PqqD family peptide modification chaperone; this translates as MVKADSTVVAIKEQLSSDFTGETIILNFKSGVYFGLNAVGTSIWNMIQEPKTVNEIRDAILAKYHVEPEQCENDILGLLQELDTEGLIEVGDETAT